The Chroogloeocystis siderophila 5.2 s.c.1 genome includes a region encoding these proteins:
- the glgP gene encoding alpha-glucan family phosphorylase — protein MQPIYTFNVSPALPPHLEKLRQLAYNIHWDWNTEAKDLFRRLDLDLWESSHHNPVLMLGTISQTRLQEVVEDEGFLAQMDRAARQLEEYLQEGTWYERNRSQESECYAYFSAEFGLVDCLPIYSGGLGVLAGDHLKSASDLGLPLVGVGLLYQQGYFAQYLNPDGWQQERYPINDFYNMPLHLERHPDGSELRIAVPYPGRTVYARVWRVQVGRVPLYLLDTNIEPNNPYDHDITDQLYGGDIDMRIHQEIMLGIGGVLMLKALGHKVTAYHMNEGHSAFLTLERIRGLMQEGLDYATARQVVISSNIFTTHTPVPAGIDLFPPDKILYYLGHYADEFGLSKDQFLGLGRENTGDLTAPFSMAVFALKMATFANGVSKLHGVVSRKMFQGLWRNLPEDEVPITAITNGVHARSCVAKSTQELYDRYLGPTWSSAPADHQLWERVDAIPDEELWRNHERCKVEMIVAVREHLVKHLRDRGASPAEIASSQEVLDPSTLTIGFARRFATYKRATLWMRDIERIKRILMANKDRKVQLVIAGKAHPKDIPGKELIRDINHFIQEHGVEKQVVFVPNYDIHIARLLVAGCDVWLNTPRRPREASGTSGMKAAMNGLLNLSVLDGWWDEADYVRTGWAIGHGESYDDPHYQDEVEANAVYELLEKEVVPLFYNRDADGLPRQWLAKMKAAIRYNCPVFNTARMVRDYATKAYFPASDRYYTLSANHYSPARELAQWKVNLLDCWFNIKIVNIDIAASSDVQVNQNISVKAQIDLANLSPEDVQVELYQGAVDASGEIVNGIAHEMNFQGRDQQGHSIYTGTITYTTSGLQGLSLRVLPKHALLSSPYEPRVIMWAG, from the coding sequence ATGCAACCAATTTACACATTCAACGTCTCGCCAGCTTTGCCGCCTCATTTAGAAAAACTGCGGCAGCTTGCCTACAATATTCACTGGGACTGGAACACCGAAGCTAAAGACTTATTCCGCCGCTTAGATTTAGACCTTTGGGAATCGAGTCATCACAATCCTGTTTTGATGCTAGGAACCATTAGTCAAACACGGCTGCAAGAAGTTGTGGAAGACGAAGGCTTTCTCGCACAAATGGATCGGGCGGCGCGTCAATTGGAAGAATATTTGCAAGAAGGAACTTGGTACGAAAGAAATCGAAGCCAGGAATCAGAATGTTATGCGTATTTTTCCGCCGAATTTGGCTTAGTTGATTGCTTACCAATCTATTCTGGAGGTTTGGGCGTTTTAGCAGGCGATCACCTCAAATCAGCTAGCGATTTAGGATTACCACTCGTAGGAGTTGGGCTACTGTACCAGCAAGGCTATTTTGCGCAGTATCTTAACCCTGATGGCTGGCAACAAGAACGTTACCCGATTAATGACTTCTATAACATGCCGCTGCATTTAGAGCGTCATCCTGATGGTTCAGAGTTACGCATTGCGGTTCCTTATCCTGGACGTACCGTTTACGCGAGAGTATGGCGCGTGCAAGTAGGGAGGGTACCGCTTTACTTACTCGATACCAATATTGAACCCAATAACCCTTACGACCACGACATCACCGACCAGTTATACGGTGGTGACATCGATATGCGCATCCACCAAGAAATTATGCTGGGAATTGGTGGGGTGTTGATGCTTAAGGCATTGGGTCATAAAGTGACAGCGTACCATATGAACGAAGGTCACTCGGCTTTTCTCACGTTAGAGCGGATTCGTGGCTTAATGCAAGAAGGGCTAGATTATGCCACAGCAAGACAAGTCGTCATTTCGAGTAATATCTTTACTACCCACACTCCTGTACCTGCAGGAATTGACTTGTTTCCACCCGATAAAATTTTGTATTACTTGGGACATTATGCCGATGAGTTTGGATTATCCAAGGATCAATTTCTGGGGTTGGGACGAGAAAATACGGGCGATCTCACTGCGCCCTTTAGTATGGCAGTTTTCGCGCTGAAAATGGCAACGTTTGCGAATGGTGTGTCAAAACTGCATGGTGTCGTATCACGCAAGATGTTTCAAGGCTTGTGGCGCAATTTACCGGAAGATGAAGTTCCGATTACCGCGATTACGAATGGCGTTCACGCGCGTAGTTGTGTTGCGAAATCAACGCAAGAATTATATGATCGCTATCTTGGTCCTACTTGGTCATCTGCACCAGCCGATCATCAACTTTGGGAACGTGTTGATGCGATCCCCGATGAAGAACTATGGCGCAACCACGAACGCTGTAAGGTAGAAATGATTGTCGCGGTGCGCGAACACTTAGTCAAACATTTACGCGATCGCGGTGCTTCGCCAGCAGAAATTGCCTCTTCCCAAGAAGTTCTCGACCCCTCAACGCTGACGATTGGTTTCGCACGTCGCTTTGCAACTTATAAGCGCGCAACGCTGTGGATGCGGGACATCGAAAGGATCAAGCGCATTCTCATGGCAAATAAAGACCGTAAAGTCCAACTTGTTATTGCGGGTAAAGCGCATCCGAAAGATATTCCTGGTAAAGAACTGATCCGTGATATTAATCACTTTATTCAGGAACATGGTGTAGAAAAGCAAGTTGTCTTTGTGCCTAACTATGACATTCACATCGCCCGTTTACTCGTCGCGGGTTGCGATGTATGGTTAAATACACCGCGCCGTCCTAGAGAGGCTTCGGGTACAAGTGGAATGAAAGCAGCGATGAACGGATTACTGAACCTTAGTGTCCTTGATGGTTGGTGGGATGAAGCTGATTATGTGCGCACAGGCTGGGCAATAGGACACGGTGAATCTTACGACGATCCTCATTATCAAGATGAGGTCGAAGCCAATGCTGTTTATGAGTTACTCGAAAAAGAAGTTGTCCCTTTGTTCTATAACCGCGATGCTGATGGGCTACCGCGCCAATGGCTTGCCAAGATGAAAGCCGCAATTCGTTACAACTGTCCCGTCTTTAATACCGCGCGGATGGTGCGCGATTATGCAACAAAAGCCTATTTCCCCGCAAGCGATCGCTACTATACTTTGAGTGCGAATCACTACTCTCCTGCACGCGAGTTAGCGCAGTGGAAAGTGAATCTTCTCGATTGCTGGTTTAATATCAAAATTGTCAATATTGATATTGCTGCGAGTTCGGATGTGCAAGTCAATCAAAATATCTCGGTAAAAGCCCAAATTGACTTGGCTAATCTCTCGCCAGAAGATGTGCAGGTAGAACTTTATCAAGGTGCAGTTGATGCGAGTGGCGAAATTGTGAACGGAATTGCGCATGAAATGAATTTCCAAGGTCGCGATCAACAAGGCCATAGCATTTATACTGGCACGATTACTTATACAACTTCCGGTTTACAGGGCTTGTCGTTGCGTGTTCTACCCAAGCACGCCTTGCTTTCGAGTCCGTATGAACCTAGGGTGATTATGTGGGCAGGTTAG
- a CDS encoding DUF429 domain-containing protein: MSFDRFQENTKMRFIGIDFGWRSQPSGLCCLEWQNRKLQLVDLDRKEAIADIFTWIDTQVEPDAPVIVAVDAPTIIPNATGTRLPDKLTHKYFGKYHAGCYPANQSLAFAQRTINFGLELEARGFIHAPQIEPQKLGRYQIEVFPHPAIVHLFNLNRILKYKKGRLSDRRLELIKLHQHILTTLPTLFPCLCSLCLCGSFPQEIPSTTAALKALEDKLDSLICAYVAAYWWYWGTERNLVLGDRTTGYIVVPMRVTPNLPT; this comes from the coding sequence ATGTCTTTCGATAGATTTCAAGAAAATACTAAAATGAGGTTTATAGGAATCGATTTCGGGTGGCGATCGCAACCGAGTGGTTTATGTTGTCTAGAGTGGCAAAATCGAAAGTTACAACTTGTAGATTTAGACCGAAAAGAAGCGATTGCCGATATTTTTACCTGGATTGATACCCAAGTAGAACCCGACGCACCGGTGATCGTAGCCGTAGACGCCCCCACCATCATCCCCAACGCGACAGGAACGCGTTTACCCGACAAACTCACGCACAAATACTTTGGTAAATACCACGCAGGATGCTACCCAGCCAACCAAAGTTTAGCCTTTGCCCAACGTACGATCAACTTCGGCTTAGAACTCGAAGCCAGAGGCTTCATCCACGCCCCGCAAATCGAGCCACAAAAACTCGGAAGATACCAAATTGAAGTTTTCCCCCATCCGGCGATCGTTCACTTATTCAACCTCAACCGCATCCTCAAATACAAAAAAGGACGCCTCAGCGATCGCCGTCTAGAACTCATCAAGCTTCACCAACACATTCTCACCACCCTCCCTACATTATTTCCTTGTTTGTGTTCTTTATGCCTCTGTGGTTCGTTTCCCCAAGAAATTCCCAGCACCACAGCAGCCCTCAAAGCACTCGAAGACAAACTCGATAGCCTCATCTGTGCTTATGTAGCCGCTTATTGGTGGTACTGGGGAACCGAACGAAATCTAGTACTCGGCGATCGCACAACAGGTTACATTGTGGTGCCGATGAGAGTAACGCCTAACCTGCCCACATAA
- a CDS encoding TMEM165/GDT1 family protein: MLSAFIAGFLLIAVSELGDKTFFIAAILAMRHSRRLIFAAVVAALAAMTVLSVLVGQVASLLPPNYIYYAEIVLFIGFGFKLLYDASKMPANTCDAEVVQEAADIVDKAEGHLSQQTNWAICVEAFVLTFLAEWGDRTQIATIALAAGNNPFGVTTGAILGHALCAAIAVIGGRILAGRISEQALTIFGGCLFLLFGLVACWEGPLS; encoded by the coding sequence GTGCTATCTGCATTTATCGCGGGCTTTTTACTCATTGCCGTTTCTGAGCTAGGAGATAAAACATTCTTTATCGCCGCAATTTTAGCGATGCGTCACTCGCGCAGGCTGATTTTTGCTGCTGTAGTGGCGGCTTTAGCCGCAATGACGGTGCTATCTGTCCTTGTCGGACAAGTTGCGTCTTTGCTGCCACCAAATTACATTTATTACGCTGAAATCGTTTTGTTTATTGGCTTTGGTTTTAAACTGCTGTACGATGCGAGTAAAATGCCAGCGAATACGTGTGATGCTGAAGTTGTCCAAGAGGCGGCAGACATTGTTGACAAAGCCGAAGGACATCTATCTCAGCAAACGAATTGGGCAATTTGTGTCGAAGCTTTTGTTTTGACATTTCTCGCCGAATGGGGCGATCGCACGCAAATCGCGACTATCGCTTTGGCCGCAGGCAATAATCCTTTTGGGGTAACGACAGGTGCCATTTTAGGTCATGCGCTTTGTGCGGCGATCGCCGTCATTGGTGGCAGAATACTTGCTGGACGAATATCCGAGCAAGCATTGACAATCTTTGGTGGATGCTTGTTTTTACTCTTTGGGTTAGTCGCGTGCTGGGAAGGACCTCTTAGTTAG
- a CDS encoding tetratricopeptide repeat protein: protein MSQPRRRWFISVVLVLAIIAFVGFSMLPLFSTAFRASQPAGEAPVTNQAQQQLTEAARGYEVVLQREPENQTALRGLVKARLELLDLKGAVAPLEKLAGLNPTEAEYNLLLADIKQRLGDREGETTAYRSILATNPGNLQALEGLANIQLREQRPSEAIALLQNTLDNVQQADNIDVNAVRLLLAQVYATQQNYNEAIAIYDELISNNKQDFRPVLAKAMALKQQGKNEEAKSLFDNAASLAPAQYKERINQLAQAPQVAPTPNPAN from the coding sequence GTGTCTCAACCACGTAGACGCTGGTTTATTAGTGTAGTTCTGGTGCTGGCAATCATTGCCTTTGTTGGTTTTTCCATGCTTCCTTTGTTCAGTACCGCATTTCGTGCTAGTCAACCAGCAGGCGAAGCACCCGTAACGAATCAGGCGCAACAACAACTTACAGAAGCTGCACGCGGCTACGAAGTTGTCCTTCAGCGAGAACCAGAAAATCAAACAGCGCTGCGGGGACTCGTCAAAGCGCGACTTGAATTGTTGGATCTTAAAGGTGCTGTTGCTCCGCTAGAGAAATTAGCAGGATTGAATCCGACAGAAGCTGAATACAATTTACTCTTAGCAGACATTAAGCAACGGCTAGGTGATCGCGAAGGTGAAACTACAGCTTATCGCTCGATTCTCGCAACCAATCCTGGTAATCTCCAAGCGCTCGAAGGACTTGCTAATATTCAATTACGCGAACAAAGACCATCGGAAGCGATCGCATTGCTTCAAAATACACTTGATAACGTGCAACAAGCTGATAACATCGACGTTAACGCTGTTCGGCTGCTGTTAGCTCAAGTTTATGCAACACAGCAAAATTACAACGAGGCGATCGCCATCTACGACGAACTCATTAGTAATAATAAACAAGACTTTCGTCCGGTATTAGCAAAAGCAATGGCGCTCAAGCAACAAGGTAAAAATGAGGAAGCTAAATCCTTATTTGATAACGCTGCGTCTTTAGCTCCCGCACAATACAAAGAGCGCATCAATCAACTCGCGCAAGCTCCGCAAGTTGCACCAACTCCTAACCCCGCTAACTAA
- a CDS encoding homocysteine biosynthesis protein yields the protein MRTITEINEKINCQSVVVWTVEELKARVAQVGIAQAAQEVDVITTGTFEPMESSGAIINLGHTDPPIKIRRCWLDGVPAYSGFGAVDLYLGATQAVEAVDGEETREKGGGHVISDLIAGSPIQLRALGQVTDCYPRATFETTITRDTINQFYLFNPRNLYQNFIVGVNGGDRPLYTYLGPLQPRLSNAVYSNPGALSPLFNDPNLQTIGIGTRIFLGGGIGYVAWEGTQHFPLQKRLPNDTPIGPAATLALIGDAKQMDARWVRGCYFKSYGPSLMLGVGVPIPVLNEEVVVHCAVQDNDLVAPIVDFSIPRRVRPTFGLVSYAQLKSGRIMIEGKPVRAAPLASMFLSRQIAITLKQWIEAGKFTLTEPVAPISKERSFLPQDIWGAQVALE from the coding sequence ATGCGTACAATTACTGAAATTAATGAAAAAATCAATTGCCAAAGTGTTGTGGTATGGACAGTTGAAGAATTAAAAGCAAGAGTAGCACAAGTCGGTATCGCGCAAGCAGCACAAGAAGTCGATGTGATTACGACTGGCACTTTTGAACCGATGGAGTCTTCAGGGGCAATTATCAATTTAGGACACACTGACCCACCGATTAAAATTCGTCGCTGTTGGCTCGATGGTGTTCCGGCTTATTCGGGTTTTGGCGCAGTTGATTTATATTTGGGTGCAACGCAAGCGGTGGAAGCTGTTGATGGCGAGGAAACGCGAGAAAAAGGCGGGGGTCATGTTATTTCTGACTTAATCGCAGGATCTCCGATTCAGCTACGTGCTTTAGGACAAGTCACCGATTGTTATCCACGTGCGACGTTTGAAACGACAATTACCCGCGACACAATTAATCAATTTTATTTATTTAATCCTCGAAATCTATATCAAAATTTTATTGTTGGCGTCAATGGTGGCGATCGCCCCTTATACACATATCTAGGTCCACTACAACCGCGTTTAAGTAATGCAGTTTACTCTAACCCTGGTGCGCTTTCGCCATTATTCAACGACCCTAATTTACAAACAATTGGCATTGGTACGCGAATTTTCTTAGGTGGCGGAATTGGCTATGTCGCGTGGGAAGGAACACAGCACTTTCCTTTACAAAAACGGCTGCCGAACGATACTCCCATTGGTCCTGCGGCAACTTTAGCGTTAATTGGCGATGCCAAACAAATGGATGCTCGTTGGGTACGTGGTTGCTATTTTAAAAGTTATGGTCCTTCGCTTATGCTCGGTGTTGGAGTCCCCATCCCAGTTTTAAACGAAGAAGTCGTTGTCCACTGTGCAGTTCAAGACAACGACTTAGTTGCGCCTATTGTAGACTTTTCAATTCCGCGTCGCGTGCGTCCTACGTTTGGTTTAGTCAGCTACGCACAGCTTAAGTCTGGGCGAATCATGATTGAAGGAAAGCCTGTGCGCGCGGCTCCCTTAGCAAGTATGTTTTTGTCACGTCAAATTGCCATCACCCTAAAACAATGGATTGAAGCCGGAAAATTTACGCTTACTGAACCAGTTGCACCCATCTCTAAAGAACGGTCTTTTCTTCCTCAAGACATTTGGGGCGCACAAGTTGCCTTAGAGTGA
- a CDS encoding helix-turn-helix domain-containing protein, producing the protein MTIILSQSSYWELFEEAVEVETNVHSVDEFDTTWKYPQQLGQGYWRDIILSKGLALTIADYQPQDDIVSAAPERQHPLEYTFYLSGGEGCNDCFLRAGQYTLCGSGIAPKEDCYSSAKRCFVINAHIAPELFQSFVLNPTKEVPQEFQHLMHNLDQEYSTSFGTTTAEMHIVLQQILQCPYHGFMKRMYLESKVWELMVLLLDQLKSQKQHKPPTSLKSEDIERIYQAQAILLQQLSNPPSLIELARKVGLNDCTLKRGFRQVFGKTAFAYLHHHRLEQAKQLLAQGDMSVAEVARSVGFADRSYFTIAFRKQYGCNPGAYRRR; encoded by the coding sequence ATGACAATTATCCTTTCACAAAGTAGTTACTGGGAGCTATTTGAGGAAGCTGTAGAAGTCGAAACAAACGTTCATTCAGTTGATGAATTTGATACTACTTGGAAGTATCCACAGCAGCTTGGTCAAGGGTATTGGCGAGATATTATCCTCAGTAAAGGATTAGCGTTAACGATCGCAGACTATCAACCACAGGATGACATTGTTTCCGCAGCACCCGAACGCCAGCACCCTTTAGAGTACACCTTCTATCTTTCTGGTGGTGAGGGTTGTAACGATTGTTTTTTACGCGCTGGGCAATACACGCTATGTGGTAGCGGAATTGCACCGAAAGAAGATTGCTACTCCTCTGCTAAGCGATGCTTTGTTATTAATGCGCACATTGCACCTGAGTTGTTTCAGTCATTCGTTTTGAACCCTACCAAGGAAGTGCCACAGGAGTTCCAGCATTTGATGCACAATTTGGATCAAGAGTACAGTACTAGCTTTGGCACAACTACCGCAGAAATGCATATAGTTTTGCAACAAATTTTACAATGCCCTTACCACGGTTTCATGAAACGAATGTATCTCGAAAGTAAGGTTTGGGAATTAATGGTGTTGCTGCTTGACCAACTAAAATCACAAAAACAGCATAAACCTCCTACTAGTCTAAAATCTGAAGATATTGAGCGCATTTACCAAGCACAAGCAATTTTATTACAGCAGCTGAGCAATCCACCTTCTTTAATCGAGCTAGCCCGTAAAGTTGGTCTTAATGATTGCACGTTGAAGCGGGGATTTCGCCAAGTTTTTGGCAAAACGGCATTTGCGTATTTACATCATCACCGCTTAGAACAAGCGAAGCAACTATTGGCACAAGGCGATATGAGTGTTGCAGAAGTTGCTCGTAGTGTAGGATTTGCCGATCGCAGCTACTTCACAATAGCATTTCGCAAGCAGTATGGCTGTAATCCAGGAGCTTACCGACGGCGATAA
- a CDS encoding TonB-dependent siderophore receptor, producing the protein MTQLRQVILIISILLLVLSPKARAEISRDRQPQQIKQRSLPSLTPNTPTQIIGVQLNTDAEIEVLLTPSQQLQPVITSVLGNTYIVEIPNAVLVLADGEEFRTQEPSAEIAEVTVTNLPNNRVQVAITGVNEPPTVTISSDRQRLVLSVTPPPPTAEEIIEILVTGEQVQGYIVPNASTATRTDTPLRDIPQSIQVIPQQVLEDQQVIRLDEALRNVSGVVPGDNFAGTRDQFIIRGFPQFNTFRDGVRDSRNILQETTNIERIEVLKGPASVLFGNLEPGGIVNIIPKRPLRDPFYAAEVQVGNFGLIRPQIDVSEPLNAERSLYRLNVAYERAQGFRDFEQDIERVFIAPVFSWAISDRTNLLLEFEYLRDERPFDRGLVAIGDTIADIPIDRILGEPDDFRRNEAVSAGYALEHRLSENWQIRNAFRFSASDTLDFKADPDSLDETTGNLSRTFSSNDDLRETYELQTALLGQFTTGEIAHQVVFGVDLARVFSQGTNFLLPEGETPSINIFAPVYDAIARPTLNDLTELGRDSRSQVDSLGIYLQDQVSILDNLKLLVGGRFDIVEQDSVFNDSPSARRDDVFSPRFGLVYQPINPISLYASYSQSFAPNFGTTADGTPLEPERGTQYEIGVRAELLEGRLISNLAFYELTKTNIATSDPNDPTFNFYIPIGEQRSRGIELDIGGEILPGWNVIASYAYTDAVITSGTFGIPDGNLPANVPQHSGSLWTTYEIQRGNLQGLGFGLGLFLVGARQGDNENTFELPSYLRTDAAVYYRQDNWRLALNLRNLFDVAYFESVEYGRTTIKPGAPFTVVGSIAIEF; encoded by the coding sequence ATGACGCAACTACGACAAGTTATATTAATTATTAGTATTCTGCTGTTGGTACTATCACCAAAAGCACGGGCGGAAATTTCTAGAGATAGGCAACCGCAACAAATCAAGCAGCGATCACTGCCATCATTGACTCCTAACACCCCAACTCAAATTATAGGAGTACAACTTAACACTGATGCAGAAATTGAGGTGCTCTTAACTCCTTCACAGCAACTGCAACCAGTCATAACCTCGGTTTTGGGCAATACGTACATTGTCGAGATTCCTAATGCAGTGCTCGTTTTAGCCGATGGTGAAGAATTTCGGACACAAGAGCCAAGTGCAGAAATTGCAGAAGTCACAGTCACAAATTTACCTAACAATCGCGTTCAGGTGGCGATCACTGGAGTCAACGAGCCTCCTACAGTTACCATAAGTAGCGATCGTCAAAGATTGGTATTGAGCGTTACCCCACCACCGCCTACAGCAGAAGAGATAATTGAAATTCTTGTTACCGGCGAACAAGTGCAGGGCTACATCGTCCCTAATGCCTCAACAGCAACGCGCACCGATACGCCACTGCGCGACATTCCGCAATCGATTCAAGTCATTCCACAACAAGTGCTTGAAGATCAACAGGTGATTCGCCTAGATGAAGCACTACGTAATGTTAGTGGTGTTGTTCCTGGTGACAACTTTGCGGGAACGCGCGATCAGTTTATTATTCGTGGTTTTCCTCAGTTCAATACATTTCGCGATGGCGTGCGCGATAGTCGTAATATTCTCCAAGAAACAACCAATATCGAACGCATTGAAGTTCTCAAAGGTCCAGCGTCAGTTTTATTTGGCAACTTAGAACCAGGGGGAATTGTTAATATCATTCCGAAAAGACCCTTACGCGATCCGTTCTACGCGGCTGAAGTGCAAGTGGGTAATTTTGGTCTAATTCGACCGCAAATTGATGTTTCTGAACCATTAAACGCTGAGCGATCGCTGTACCGCTTGAATGTTGCCTACGAACGCGCGCAAGGCTTTCGTGATTTTGAACAAGATATCGAGCGCGTGTTTATTGCTCCCGTGTTTTCCTGGGCGATTAGCGATCGTACTAATCTCTTACTTGAGTTTGAATATCTCCGAGATGAGCGACCGTTTGATCGAGGTTTAGTTGCAATTGGTGACACTATTGCCGATATTCCCATAGACCGCATTTTAGGCGAACCTGATGATTTTAGACGCAATGAAGCGGTGAGTGCTGGATACGCACTCGAACATCGCTTGAGCGAAAATTGGCAGATCCGTAACGCATTTCGCTTCTCAGCATCAGATACACTCGACTTCAAAGCTGATCCTGATAGTTTAGACGAAACGACTGGGAATCTCTCGCGAACTTTTAGTTCTAACGATGACCTGCGGGAAACCTATGAGTTACAAACTGCGTTGCTGGGACAATTTACAACAGGTGAAATTGCGCATCAAGTTGTGTTTGGTGTAGATTTAGCCCGCGTCTTCTCTCAAGGTACGAATTTCTTATTGCCCGAGGGTGAGACTCCTAGCATTAATATTTTTGCTCCAGTTTATGATGCGATCGCACGACCAACGCTCAATGACTTAACCGAGTTAGGTCGAGATAGTAGATCGCAAGTAGACTCATTAGGAATTTACCTGCAAGATCAAGTCAGTATTCTTGATAACTTGAAACTACTTGTTGGCGGTCGCTTCGACATTGTTGAACAAGACAGTGTATTTAACGATTCTCCTTCAGCACGCCGCGATGATGTTTTTAGTCCCCGTTTTGGGTTAGTGTATCAACCGATCAACCCAATTTCACTTTACGCGAGCTACAGTCAGTCGTTTGCACCCAACTTTGGCACTACCGCCGATGGTACACCTTTGGAACCTGAACGCGGGACACAGTATGAAATTGGTGTGAGAGCAGAGTTACTAGAAGGCAGATTAATTTCAAATCTCGCCTTCTACGAACTGACAAAAACAAACATTGCCACATCAGATCCGAACGATCCTACGTTTAATTTTTACATTCCCATCGGCGAACAACGCAGTCGCGGTATTGAACTCGATATCGGGGGTGAAATTCTTCCTGGCTGGAACGTTATTGCATCTTATGCTTACACCGATGCTGTTATTACTTCAGGCACTTTTGGGATTCCTGATGGAAATTTACCCGCAAACGTTCCGCAACATAGCGGTAGTTTATGGACAACCTACGAAATTCAGCGCGGTAATTTACAAGGATTAGGCTTTGGTCTTGGTTTATTTTTAGTTGGAGCGCGACAAGGAGATAATGAGAATACTTTTGAGCTACCAAGTTATCTTCGTACCGATGCAGCGGTGTATTACCGACAAGATAACTGGAGGTTAGCACTTAATTTGCGCAACTTATTTGATGTCGCCTATTTTGAAAGTGTTGAATATGGGCGAACGACGATTAAGCCTGGTGCGCCTTTTACAGTAGTCGGATCAATAGCAATCGAGTTTTGA
- a CDS encoding iron-siderophore ABC transporter substrate-binding protein, which produces MACTHNTDTVETVPTRSVRLVKHALGETQVPTNPQRIVTLDSYTLEAVLALNTKPIGAARTDWEHLRDRLDGVTNIGLSGEPSLEKVLTLKPDLILGNSYQQSVYNPLSQIAPTVIAKFENSGDWKAIFTLVGQALGTNTSPVMERYYARLEDFKTRMGDRLNWFEVSVITVPPAGGFYIYGSDTFSGTILADAGLRRPAAQQNAAITSLRLSRERLSNADGDVIFLWNYSSPDEQVAQIQATAKLKADPLWQQLNAVKQGKVYEVPHYWIGTGAIAANLVIDDLFTYLLALKK; this is translated from the coding sequence GTGGCTTGCACCCACAATACTGATACCGTCGAAACTGTTCCTACCCGATCCGTCCGCCTTGTCAAACACGCTTTAGGAGAAACACAAGTCCCTACAAATCCTCAACGGATTGTCACGCTTGATAGTTATACCTTAGAAGCCGTACTAGCACTCAATACAAAACCGATAGGTGCAGCACGAACCGACTGGGAGCATTTGCGCGATCGCCTCGACGGGGTAACAAATATAGGACTCTCTGGGGAACCAAGTCTAGAGAAAGTTCTGACGCTCAAGCCTGATTTAATTTTGGGCAATTCCTACCAACAATCAGTCTACAATCCACTATCGCAAATTGCCCCAACAGTTATTGCCAAGTTTGAAAATAGTGGCGATTGGAAAGCAATCTTTACATTGGTTGGTCAGGCATTAGGAACCAACACAAGTCCTGTAATGGAGCGATACTATGCCCGATTAGAAGATTTTAAGACACGTATGGGCGATCGCCTCAATTGGTTTGAGGTTTCTGTTATCACCGTTCCACCGGCTGGTGGCTTCTATATCTACGGTAGCGATACCTTTTCTGGAACCATTCTTGCTGATGCAGGTTTACGTCGCCCAGCAGCACAACAAAATGCCGCTATAACGTCGCTGCGACTATCACGCGAACGCTTGAGCAATGCTGATGGCGATGTCATTTTTTTGTGGAATTACAGTAGCCCTGACGAACAAGTTGCACAAATCCAAGCTACAGCAAAACTCAAAGCAGATCCCTTATGGCAACAGTTGAATGCTGTCAAGCAAGGCAAAGTTTATGAAGTGCCGCACTACTGGATTGGTACAGGTGCGATTGCTGCGAATTTAGTGATTGATGACTTGTTTACCTACTTACTCGCACTCAAGAAGTGA